In Staphylococcus saccharolyticus, the sequence TTGGGTGAAAAGATAGTAGGCATTGGAATTGATATTTGTGAAGTAGACAAAATGAGAAAACTTTTTTTTCAATTTACAAAACAAGAGTTATCTCTCATTTTCACTGAAAAAGAACTGAATTATATTGAACTAAACAAAATGAATTTATTCATTTTGTTTAGTCTGAAAGAGTCTTTAACCAAGGCATTAGGTATAGGATTCAATTCTAAGTTATCAGAACTAAAAAAGATAGAATTTTCTTTGAATGGCAACTACATAGAGAATGTTTCTGTTAAAGAAAATTTTTCTGAGATATTGCATGAGAAAAATGTCATTTTAATCAATTCGGATTTTACAATAACAAGAAATTTGATTATTACTAAAGTATTATTGATAGGTGATAAAGGAGTGTAAGATGAATATTTCCAAAGTACTACTTACTAAAAATTTATATGAAAATCCTCAAAGAATAGCATTTATATATAATGACCAGAAACTAACTTATAAAGAGCTTTATAAAGAGGTACTTAAAAGAGCTAAAAATATGCAATATCAACTAACTGATAAAATGGTATTATTAATACTTGAAAATTCTTTAGACTTTGTTACTAATACACTCGCATTATGGCTAATAGGTAAAAAAATTGTTTTTATTAACAGTAAGTTAGACTATGAGATGATGAATAATATTATAAGTAAATATTCTAGTTTTTCAATACTGACAAAAGAACAACATAAAAAGAAGTTAAATACTGAGAATATTAATAGAGATAATATTTTCAATATTAAAGATTTCGAACATGATATTCCGGAAAATAATAAAAAGGATTTTTTGAAAACTTGTCCAAATACAAAGAGTGAATTTATACTTCATACTTCAGGTAGTAGTGGTATTCCAAAAGGATATGTTCATGATAGCAACAGTATTTTCCACGTGTGTAAAAGTTATGGAGAAAAAATTTTACATCTAACAAAATATGATGTTATATTTTCTCCTTCTAACATGACATTTGCATATGGTTTAGGTAATTCATTATATCTCCCCCTTTATTATGGTGCTACAAGTATTTTGTCATATAATATAGATATTTTAGACAATTTAGAAACTTGTAAAAAAAATAATCCTACCATAATTTTTGGTATCCCTTATATATATAAAGAGTTTATAAAAATTTTTGAGAACTATTTCGTTCCCAATTTAAGCTCAGTAAGATTATTTGTATCAGCTGCTGAAAAAATGGATATGATCACCCAAGAAAAATGGTATAAATATTTCAATCAAAATATTGTTGAAAGTTTTGGGTCCACGGAATTATTACATGTTTATATAAGCAATTCAAAAGAAAAAAACAAGATTGATTCAAATGGTAAATTGCTCGATGGATACTCTATCAAAAAAGAATATATAAATGATAAGCAGTTTGAATTAAACATTAGTGGGCCTAGTAAATTTAAATATCGGGTCAATGATAATGAATGTAAAAAATATTTTAACACTAATGATATTTTTGAAGAAGATTGTAATGGCTATTTATATTTTATTGGTAGAACAGGAACTACATTTAAGAATAAAGGTCTATGGATAGATTTAAAAACTATATATTTGAAGCTGAATCAAAATAATTTAATAGAATATGTTCATGTCACAAAACAAGAAGCAAAAAACACTTTTAAAATCAGAATATTTCTTGTAGCTAAAGATAAGATGTTAAAAAAAGAAATTATAGAAAAATCAGTTAGAAAGGATATTAGAGAGATAGGAGGTATGAATAATTTAAATATAGAAATAATCTTTCTAGATAATATACCTCGTAATGCAAATGATAAAATTAATGAACTAAAACTAAAGGATGATCTTAATTGAAAAAAGTCAATCTAAATGATACTGAAGAAATTAAACATCTTAACGGTACATTACAAATGTTACTTACCCCCTCAAATGGAGGGTCTAACAATATGATAATGGGAATTAGCAAAGTATATCCTAAAGAAATTATAGAAAAACATGTTCATGATTATAGTGATGAATGTTTTTTTGTATTGCAAGGAATCGGTAAAATAGTTTCTGATAAAAAATCTATTTTTTTTAAAAAAGATGATTGCGTATATATTCCTAAAGGTACAAAGCATAAAATATATAATAATACTGATGAAATATTAACAGTACTCTTTTGTTCTTCACCTCTAGCTCCTACTAAAGAACAGGGACATCGTAAACTAAAGGAGGTATAATTGTGAAAAATTTAATTAACAATTTTCCAGAAATAGCAAATACATTTTTTTCAATGACAAATAATATACAAAAATGTTCTGCCTATAGTGAAAAACAAAATGAATTAATATTAATTGGTATTTTTGCATCTCACGGATACGAAAGAGGCTTAAAAACACATGTTATTAGAGCTTTAAACTTAGGCGCAGATAAAGATGAAATATATTCATCGATTGTATTAGGATTACCTGTTGTTGGGATAGTAAATATAAATTCATCATTAGATATTGCAAAGGAGATTATCACTGAAAATGAAAAACTATAAAATAATAGATTTATCTGTTCCTATAGAAGCAAATGATAATGAGCCTTTTGGAGTGAAACATAATTTTTTAGATCATAAAAATGGAGCAAAACAATTTTCACAATTAGTTAATAAAAAATATGATTTAAAAAAAGACGATAAGTGGGATGAACACATTTTCCCCGATAATGAATTCCTGGCTCGAGATATAATTACTATGTCGTGTCACACCGGAACACATATAGATGCTCCATATCATTATGGTAGCAAGTGTGAGGGAAAACCATCTAAAACGGTAGATGATCTCCCTTTAGAATGGTTTATTAACGAAGGTGTTAAATTAGACTTTAGTAATTTAACAGAACCTTATTCCATTACAAAAAAAATGTTAAAACAAGAAATTCTCAAAAAAAATTTAAAAATAAATACTAATACTATTGTATTAATTGAAACAGGATATTCAAAGTTTTGGGGGCTACCTGAATATAAGAATATAAATATTAATATAGAATTAGACGCACTAGATTATATTTTGAATAAAGGAGTTAAAGTTATAGGTATCGATACTTTTGGATTTGATGTATCTTTTCCAAAAATGATTCAGAAATATAATGAGACTAAAGACTCCTCTCACTTATGGCCTACACATTTCTATGGACGAAAAAGAGAATATATACAAATAGAAAGAATGAATAATTTACATTTATTACCTAGTAAAAATTTTATTTTTAATGGCCCTCCTCTAAAAATAATTAATGGAGAAGCAAGTTGGATTAGAGCAAATGCAATATTGATTAAGGAGAATGAAAAATGAAGATTTATAATACTGTGACAATAGAAAAAAATATAGATTTTGTATTTAATAAAACTAATGATATAGATAATTGGAAAAATCTCTTTTCAGAGTACAAAGAAACTGAAGTTTTACTTAGACACAACAATACGCTAATATTTAGATTGAAAAACCTTCATGATAAAGAGTGGATATCTTGGAGAAACATTGACTATAAAAAGAATGTCGCTATAGCTAAACGATTATATCCTATGTTTCCATTCGAATCAATGGATATAAGGTGGGAATATGAGAAATTAAATGAAAATAAAACTAAAATGACTTGGATACAAGAATTTAAACCTCACAAGGATTTCCCTAAAGCTGAAAAAGAAATGAAAGATTTTTTAGATAAAAATACAAAAAAACAACAAAATATCATAAAAGAAAAGTTGGAAAGTAATGAAAAAGTATGGGATTAATTTTAAATTAAACAAGGTATCTAGTAGTGAAATTACAAATGTTTTTATACATGGATTAAATGGTTCTTTATTTCAATGGGAGTACTTTTTAAACATTAATAAAAATTATCTCGTAGTTGATTTACCTAGTCATGGCTTTTCAGATGACATAACTAATTTCAATTTCAAAAAATATACGTTAAAAATAGAAAAATTGATAAAAACTTTAAATCTAAGAGATATCAATTTAATTGGTCATTCCCTGGGAGGAGCATTGGCACTTAATCTTACTAATAGTAAATATATTAATATAAGAAATGTAATATTAATCAATAGTTGTCATATAATGAGAATAAATCCCGCAATAAATTACAAGTCATTTGATGACAAAATACTTAAAAATAAAGAATATACTATACAAAAAAAACTTAAAAATGACATTAATATGTCGAAAGTATGCATTGGAGAAAAACCTATTTATTTTGAAGTTGACAATTTCTCTAATGAATGCAAGTACATATTAATATATAGCAAAAACGATAGAATAATTTCGAGAAGAAAAATTAAAAATTTAGAGTCGATACTTCAAAATTGTATTTCTTATGAATTAATAGGTTCTAACCACTATTCTCATTTAGAAGAGGCGAATAAAGTCAAGAGTATATTAGAAAAACATAAAATATTATAACTTAAGGAAGTGATATAGTGAGAATATTACTAGATAAGATTAATTCTTTAGAATATCAGAAAGAAAAATATCACTTAAATTATTTAAGTGAAAAAGATACAAAATCTTTAATATTAAATTACATTAAGAAAAAATTGAAATGTGACTATATGGTTTACGAAAAAGACTGTAAAGTGTTTATTGGTATAAAACCTATGTATACCGTAAATATAACGAATGAGTGTACAATTATTGATCATAAAAATGAAAATAAAAGAAACTCAGAACTAAATGAAGAAAATATAAATCATCTTGTAACAGAATTATATAATTTAAAGAAGAAAATATCTATCTTTGGCATTATCAATTTTTCTTTGTCTTATAAGATATACGATATAGATAATAAAAATACAGATACACTTGCTTCTTTTTTTGTTCCGGAAATGGAAGTTATAATAGAAAAAGGGAGTATGTATATTAATTATTATAAAGATAACTTATTGAAGGATATTGAGTTTACTGCTAAAAATGATAACTTAGATTTACAGACAAATAATTTTGTTGATAAGACAATAATTTATAAGGACAAAAAAGCATATAAAAGTATCGTTGGAAAGGCGATTGATGATATTAAAGCACTTAATTATTCAAAAGTTATTCTATCTAGAAAAGTTAATATACCTAATAAAGTTAATATGCTTAAAAGCTATTTAATTGGTTTAAATAATAATACTCCAGCTCGGTCATTCTTATTTGAATTTAATGGTTTAGAATCTTTTGGATATAGTCCAGAAACAATATTAGAAGTCAAAGACAATTATGTTTATACATTCCCATTAGCCGGAACTAGAAAACTTGAAGGCAATGAGAATGATTTCTTATTAAAAAATGACTTGAAAAATGACTTGAAAGAGATAGCTGAGCATGCCATGTCTGTAAAATTATCATTTTTAGAAATGGAAAAAATTTGCAATCTCCAAAGTGTCAAAGTAGAAAAGTACATGGATGTTTATGAAAGGGGTTCTGTTCAACATTTAGGATCTATAGTATCAGGACATTTAAAAGAAGATAAAAATTATTATCATGCCATCCAATCTCTTTTTCCAGCAGTTACTTCTACAGGAATACCTAAAAAAGAAAGTCTTCTAGCTATTAACAAATATGAGAATACTCCAAGAGAATTATACAGTGGTGGTATTTTTCTTTTAAACGATAAAGAAGGTCTTGATGTAGCACTTGCTTTACGAAGTGTTTTTCAAAATGATAAGGAAACGTATTTGCGTGCTGGTGCAGGTATTATTAAAAGCTCTAATCCTGAAAGAGAGTTTACAGAGACATGTGAAAAGTTGACCTCAATCATCAACAATATTGTATATTGATGATTTAAATCTGATTTTCTGACATAATCAAGTTAATTAATAATTAACTTGATTGAATCATGGTATCGAATCTCAACAACTACTATAAATAGTTATTGAGATTCTTTTAATTCATTAATAAACTAAATTATTAAATCACACTCTATTTAATCTTTAAAGATAACAGAATTTTTATAAAATTATTATTCTACTTGACTCTCATAACACATTAAATCTAGCTATTAGTATACCTAAGCACCATGATTGTTCTATTGAAAATACATTCAATGATTTAAATCGTTTTTTAGTAATTTAATACTTTTATTTTCAAAACTGTATATGACTATATTAAGAAGGGACTAGGATAATATAAGTACCTTGATTTTTATAAATTAACCAATCAATCCCACTTGACAAAAACGTTACATTTTGCAATTCCTTTTAATTCTATAAACAGTTTGTCTTGTTATATTAACTTCTTTAGCAATTTTACTAATTGCATTGCCTTGTTCTAACATTTCTACAACTCGATGATAGATAATGCGTTTTTGTGGATCTTTTGCATTCGGAGAATACAATAATGGGCGCCCTTTATATACACCTTGTTCTTTCGCAATTTTAATGCCTTGTGCTTGTCTACGCTTGCTTTCATTTCTTTCTTGTTCTGAAACCATCGCTAATATTTGAACGATTAAATCTTTCATAAATTTATCTAACAAAGGATTATCAATGACCTCATTCATCATAGGTAAACTTGTAATCATTAGATGTACGTCTTTTTTCTTTAAATAATTTACAGTTCTGATAATTTCATCATAATTACGACCTAAACGATCAATTGATTCTACGACAAACCGATCTCCCATTCTCACAAAGTTAAGTGCTTCTTGAAATATCGGTCTATTTTCAATAGATTTACCAGATTGCTTTTCTGTAAATATTTTTTCTGCGCCAAATGCTTTTAAATTCTCCCGTTGTCTTTCTAATTTTTGATCGATAGATGATACTCTCGCATAGCCAACAATCATTGATTTCCACCTCGTAATTAATATACACCCTAATCATACGTTTTAGTTGCTATAAATTCAACAACTTTATTTGTGTGATTAGGGTGTACTTATAATTATCAAAAGTAATCTGTGAAGATACTACTTTTCTTTTTGTGCCAAATAACACTGGAAAAAGTTCAGTATTAAAATTAATTTAATGCTTATTAGAAGAGTGTATTGAAGATATACTCGGATATAATCCGCTGTCTAATGAAAAAACATATAAACCGTACAGATTTATAAATGAAAATTGGAAGGATTCATGGGATAACATTACTGAAAGTTAGAGAAGAATAATAAATAGTCCATATAAACAAAGTTAATAAGATATTTTTGCATTTCTCTACTAACCAGTGTTATAATCTAGATAACGAAAATGATTAACAATTAATGCACCAATCCCCACACTACTGCAATAGTGTGGGGATTTTTTCGATGCTGGCTTATAAAGTCGCCTATTAATTATTTGTTGCGTTTACTAAGCCAATAAGTATAATACGCAACAGCACAGCCACTGATGACTGGTGCTATGATGTGAACGAAAATGATTAGCAAAGTAATGCACCTCCTCTCTTCGTCAATTGACGCCTGAGAGATAGGCGACTCATATATTATATCATCTCTGAATATTCGATAATAGATAACTTCCGATATGTGATTTTATGTTATGCATTGATATTTATTTCTACAAAATCCAGAGACAAAAAAGATAATTTATAAGTATATTTCAAGTTTATTATAGTGCTTAAATACATCTCAAATAAGTAAATAAGTGTACTTAATTTAACCGTCTCTTTGACAGACAATTAAAATGAGTATAATGACACATTGTGTAGGTTACACAACTCTAAACTGAAAACAAGATAAAAAATTAAACTAAAAAGAAAGAAATAGTTTGAATAACAACTTGTGCAATCCATCCAGGAACTCCAATGCTCTTTAACCAATCTGTAGCAGCCTCTTCAATACTACCTGTAAAATTTGGTTTGTCAAATACAACTTATCATTAATTTATAGGAGAAAAAACATGGTACTTTTAATTTACGAAATCTTATTATTTTTAATAATTTCATTCTCATATTTTTTAATTCAAAATGGTTTTATGGAAATACATTTTGGAATCTTCGCTTCAATATTCGGAATGTTTACAGCAAATTTGTTTATGTATTACATGCTTCTATATAAAAGTCCAGAATACAAGGACAAGAAAACATTAAACATTTTTATAAACTTAATCAATCTAGTAATAATTATTGTTAGTCTAATAATGCTAATTTTGTTAACCATAAAATTAATACAGAATTAGCATTGAAATTATTTTATTGATGTTGTTTTTTTAAACTCTTAACCATCCCAAAAATAAGTAAGGGTAAAAAATATTTTAATCTCTCTTTGATTAAAATATTTGATTAAATAGTCTAATAATTTAACAATAGGCCATGAGAAAGATGCAGAAATTGTTAACAATTTAGAACAAGGATTATATCGAAAACGTATGTTAAGTTACGGTGAACCGCTTAAACAAAAACATAAACTTTTTAAATTTAGATGATGCTGAAGATGGTAATTTAATTCAAACAAATGATAAAGATAAAACAACTAATGAAAAAGAAAAAGTACATTCAATTACAACAATTTGGAATTTTGAAAAGCAAAATTACTTCTTAAAAAAATGTAGAGTTAGCGAAAAAATTATTAACTTTTTGAAAGACTTTTATAAAAATGACTACCTTATTTATTGATTTTGTCTCCCAAATGGCTACCTTCTTAGGTAGCCATTTGGGAGACAATTTTAAAATTAGGGGGTGTTTTTGTATCTATATGGTAGCCATTTTTTAGTTTTACCTCGGATTTATACACAGATTTAGGAATCCTTTTTGACACTGTCAAATAAACCATCTCTAACGAAAATGGATACCGAATGGAGACGTTTTTGTGTAGGATTTCCTTATGCTCTTAAAAATACTAAAGTTGCATTATACATCTATTTCTCCAGTTTTTAGTTTTTCTATTAAGAAGATTCATCAATATAAAAACTTCATTTGGCCTTTTAAAAGTTTTGAAAAATAAATTTTAAAGTACTTTATAGCTTCTCTGTTGAACGAAAAAATTTCAATTGGTTTTTCGTGGAAAAATTAAATTTCCTAGAAAAGGCTTAAAATGCAAAATAAAAAGACTACTCAAAAAATGAGTAGTCGAAGAATTACTTCATGTTAAAAGACTTAATGATGAATGCGGATAATACTATATTTTTTACTTTAACACTTATTTATTTTTAGTTCATTCAAAAACTATTCAATGGTGAGATTTTTTGTTTTTTTGAAACGAATTTATGCAAAAGTTTAGTTTGTAAAATGAAATTATATTTATTTAGCTCACATTTGCGTTTTAAGAACCAATATAAGTTTTAGGTAAATAATACTCATCTTAATTCTTTAAAATTCAAAATAAAGACATTTAAGATTTAAATAATATTTGTGATAAAGCTTTTGAAAAAGAGTTGCTTCTTTATTTTTTGAGTACTTTAATTTTATTTATTGGTTGGTCAAAAGATATTAAATGATACATTTATGACGAGAAAATTTATTGATGTAGAGGAAAATTTTTAATTAAACTTAAAGACTGTTAAGACTTCGGAGGCTCAACGTCAATAAGGTAACTTTGATTAATAAGTTCTCACCTTTGGTGCTTTATAGTTCTTTATAAATTCTTCGATTTCTTTGAAAGATTTTGAAAATAGTATTTTATTTCTATCTTCTTGAGTTAAAAATTCGTTTGAAACCATTTGATCGTAGAATTGTTCGATAAGGGAATAATAGTTATTTGTGTTGAAAAAGATACATGGGTTATTGTTTTGTCCAACTCTTGACCATGATACAACTTCAGTTATTTCTTCTAGAGTTCCTGGACCACCTGGAAGTGCTATACATACGTCCCCTTTTTCTAAAATAACTTCTTTTCTTTCTGACATACTTTCTACGATTATTAGTTCGTCTAACTTGTCATGTGCTAGTTCTCTTTGTTGTAAGAACGTAGGCATTACACCGATTGTTTTTCCGTTATTATGTATTACAGTATTTGCAATTGTTCCCATTAATCCTGCATTCCCGCCACCGAAAACTAAAGTGTGATTATTTTTAGCTATCCATTCACCTAATTGAATTGCATTATTTTCGTATTCTTTTTTGTTTCCTTTGCTTGCTCCACAATAAACTATAATATTCATTTTTATTACTCCTTTTTTCTTATGTTATTAAACTAGGAGGGACCATTTTGAAACGAGTAAAACGAGTTTCTTCTTGTCTTGATACTATATAGAAATAGCTCAATAACACACCTCCAAAAAGTTGAGTTCTCAATCTATCTTTCTTGATTAATATTCTAAGGTTTTTAAGAAGTTCTTTTTTATCTCCTGTTTTAACAATGATACTATGATGTATTTTTATTCTCACAAATTATTTAAATTTTTCATGGAAAATATTGTACTTAGATATGTTTTGACGACGCATATTTAACGCATGTTTTTCTTCTAGTTCTGATTTAATCGATTGCATTAAATAACCTTGCATAGCTTCAACAGATTCATTTTTTTGTAATAACATAGCTTTAAAACGTTTTAAGACACTGACAATTTCAAACTCAACTTCTTCTAAACGATAATATGTATCATGTGTATTATTAAAAGATTTCTTTCCTTTAAGTAAGATACTTTTAATAATACGAATCTCTCTAATTTCAAAATTGCTTAGATAATCTTTAATTTGATTTGGTAGTTCTTCGAGTATTTGAAATTTTAAAGCATCATTATTAAATTTAGTATTTTTATGATTTGTATGATTCGAATATGTTTTGGTTGAAGTATCATTCAAGTCATTCATATCATTATTATTAGTCTTTATATGGTCAGTATTATTAAGTTCAGTATCATTATTGTATTCTTTTGATATGTCATGAGATATCTTATTAATATTTCTTGACGTATCATTATCATATTTCTGGATGTATGATAATGATACGTCCTTGTTATATCGGTCTTCTACATCATTTTCTTGTTTTAAAATATAGTATACGTCAGTCTCTGTTACTTCCGGCTTTTTAATATATAATTTATTAGGTTTATTTAAACCAACTCTTATTTGACTAAATAAATTAGCTTGAGCTAATTCTTTTTTTATTTTTGATAATTTATTTGGACTACTAATATTTAATATCGACTTGAGTTTTTCATTGGTATAAATAAAAAATATATCTCCATTTTCATCTACCCAGTTATTTCTTATAGATAAATCTAAACGATCTCTCAATATCGACCAAGTTATTTTGGCATCATTAGACAAATTAGTATATTTAGGATTAGTAAAAAATACTTTAGGTAATTGATAGAATTTCTCTTTTTGGATTTCTTTAATGTTAAAGTTTGACATAGAAAAACCTCTTTCATATTTAAGTTTTGAAAAGAGGTAATAAAAAAGTTATAAGTATGTTTATATGTATTCGACTTGCACTAATAATTCTTAGTATATATAATAAGATTATAACAACTATATAAACAAACAAAGCACTTGTTTTATTACCGAAGAGACTTGACTATTCCCGTAGTCAGGTCTCTTTATATATTTATAGTAACACTTTTTAAAGGTTTGTTAAATTGTTTATATGCATTTGATTGTATGTATTTTAAAAATAATATTCTCATATACAGAAGTCTATAATATATATAACGTATAAACCTATATAACACCAGATATATCAAGTATAAATGATATATATATGCGAAACGATTTTTATACGATTATATGTAAAACTATATATAAATTTTCTATAAAACAATGTACTTACAAGTATAGAAGGTATATAATGGTATAAATATTATATATAATTATATGGAGGCATTATATGAAGAGTATGAAGCAAATCGCTGATGAATTAAACGTAACAAAGATGACTGTTTATAATAATGCTAAAAAAGCAAATGTGAAATTTCAAAAGATTGAAAACGTAAATTATTTATCTGCCGAAGATGAAATTATAATAGCTAATAGAATTAAAAAAAATCAAAATAAAAGTGATTACTTCGATAATGAAAAAAAGGTAGAAACCAAACCCAACAATGATAGTTCTGTAAAAGATGAAACGATAAAGCATTTATATAACCAACTAGATATATATAAAGAGCAGTCAAACAGAGATAAAGAACAGATAAAGACATTGAATAGACTTCTAGAAAATCAACAAATATTAGCTTTAGAAAGTAATAAAAAGATTCAAAAACTAGAAAGTCAATTAGAAGAAGAAAAACAGCTTAATTATTCTTTTGATACATCGACTAATGATAGACAGAATATTAATCTGCAAGAAGCAACTTTTACTGAAGAATCTCAAAATATCAACCAACAACAAAAGAAACGCCAACCAACAGACATAGAAATTGAAAATAATGATGTCAATAAAGAGAAGAAAAACGGAGAAGAAGCAACACCTAAAAAAGGACTTTGGAACCGCCTGTTTGGTAATTAATGATAAGTAAAAGGGACGACAAATTATAAACTTATTGTCCTTTTTATAAAGAAACTTTCTGATAATCGTAGCCTATGTAAAGGGTTCTGTTGCAAAGTTAATTTTATAGTATAATTTTAACAAAAAAAGGAGCCTTCTCTATGAATTATTTTAGATATAAGAAATTTAATAAAGACGTAATCACTGTAGCCGTTGGCTACTACCTAAGATACGCACTTAGTTATCGTGATATATCTGAAATATTAAGCAAACGTGGTGTTAACGTTCATCATTCAACGATCTACCGTTGGGTTCAAGAATATGCTCCTATTTTGTATCAAATTTGGAAGAAAAAGCATAAAAAAGCCTATTATAAATGGCGTGTTGATGAGACATACATCAAAATAAAAGGAAAATGGTGCTATTTATATCGTGCAATTGATACAGATGGTCATACATTGATATTTGGTTACATAACAAACAAGATAATCATTCAGCATATGCGTTTATTAAATGACTTATTAAACAATTTGGTAAGCCTCGAATGATGATTACCGACCAGGCACCTTCAACGAAGGTGGCAATGTCTAAATTGATTAAAAATTTTAAACTTAAACCTAACTGTCATTGTACTTCTAAATATCTTAATAACTTCATTGAGCATAATCACCGTCATATTAAAGTGAGAAAGAAAGACAAGGTATCAAAGTATCAATATGGCAAAGAATATTTTAAAAGGTATTGAATGTATTTACGGTCTATATAAAAGAATTGTAGGCTTCTTCAGATTTATGGATTTTCGCTGTTCTACGAAATTAGTCACATGTTGGTCAGTTAAGAGAACACTACCATGTTAAAATGATAATCAGTTATACTTTTTCTGACTTTGCAACAGAACCAGTGAAAATATGTTCTCCTACATTTACAATTGATGTATTTCGCGATAATCTATTAATGAAATAACTAATGAAAACATGTAAAAAAACCTCCAACCGTCGCCTCGGTATGGGAGGTTTTTTTACATGTTTTCATTAGTTATTGTGTTTGTTCTTAAGGTGTACAATGTACATCATTATAAGTTCACTCAGCACATTAGATATAAGTGTACTCAAGAATAACATTAATGTATATAATATTTATTTTGATTCATAAATAATTCAGCTGATGACTTCTATCTTATTAATTTTATTGGAATATTAAATAGAAATAATAGTAAATATCTAATTAACTAATATAAACAATTACAAAGAATTTTCCCTAAATATATATTTGATCAAGAACCTAATGATGGTAAGTAGAAGTAAAGTTAAGGTCAGAAAAAGTGGGATATAAAAAATAAATCCTAAAAGATTACAACGTATAGTT encodes:
- a CDS encoding recombinase family protein encodes the protein MIVGYARVSSIDQKLERQRENLKAFGAEKIFTEKQSGKSIENRPIFQEALNFVRMGDRFVVESIDRLGRNYDEIIRTVNYLKKKDVHLMITSLPMMNEVIDNPLLDKFMKDLIVQILAMVSEQERNESKRRQAQGIKIAKEQGVYKGRPLLYSPNAKDPQKRIIYHRVVEMLEQGNAISKIAKEVNITRQTVYRIKRNCKM
- a CDS encoding type I toxin-antitoxin system Fst family toxin yields the protein MLIIFVHIIAPVISGCAVAYYTYWLSKRNK
- a CDS encoding TIGR00730 family Rossman fold protein; protein product: MNIIVYCGASKGNKKEYENNAIQLGEWIAKNNHTLVFGGGNAGLMGTIANTVIHNNGKTIGVMPTFLQQRELAHDKLDELIIVESMSERKEVILEKGDVCIALPGGPGTLEEITEVVSWSRVGQNNNPCIFFNTNNYYSLIEQFYDQMVSNEFLTQEDRNKILFSKSFKEIEEFIKNYKAPKVRTY
- a CDS encoding replication initiator protein A; this translates as MSNFNIKEIQKEKFYQLPKVFFTNPKYTNLSNDAKITWSILRDRLDLSIRNNWVDENGDIFFIYTNEKLKSILNISSPNKLSKIKKELAQANLFSQIRVGLNKPNKLYIKKPEVTETDVYYILKQENDVEDRYNKDVSLSYIQKYDNDTSRNINKISHDISKEYNNDTELNNTDHIKTNNNDMNDLNDTSTKTYSNHTNHKNTKFNNDALKFQILEELPNQIKDYLSNFEIREIRIIKSILLKGKKSFNNTHDTYYRLEEVEFEIVSVLKRFKAMLLQKNESVEAMQGYLMQSIKSELEEKHALNMRRQNISKYNIFHEKFK
- a CDS encoding DUF536 domain-containing protein, with product MKSMKQIADELNVTKMTVYNNAKKANVKFQKIENVNYLSAEDEIIIANRIKKNQNKSDYFDNEKKVETKPNNDSSVKDETIKHLYNQLDIYKEQSNRDKEQIKTLNRLLENQQILALESNKKIQKLESQLEEEKQLNYSFDTSTNDRQNINLQEATFTEESQNINQQQKKRQPTDIEIENNDVNKEKKNGEEATPKKGLWNRLFGN